A single region of the Brassica rapa cultivar Chiifu-401-42 chromosome A03, CAAS_Brap_v3.01, whole genome shotgun sequence genome encodes:
- the LOC103856009 gene encoding uncharacterized protein LOC103856009 isoform X2, whose product MVPDAESSTTLLLSCGFSSSFAFMRLLQRAHHFSAVSEDDDNEDIRLGSDHQVKDKHHQVCRRDCSFMADQEEPRSTTSRLNSKEDDDNNKNNTINNEAEDHEMRQEGWLRLSSGHEDDVKLNIDHVQQHQTDPADRRDSFLELNLFSGGSNREEGVGLTSMSSLLHHQHQPRGMMINPLMFPTRPDQEMIGSWAAAFRTPFVPQNLVQPSSSAASLMPLLRPYFGRSNFQQQLIGNNNNNPDVLAGPSSSFRVIDPPRRPHSGVWFLLQASQNQTREPFLPQIPKSYLRIKDGNMTVRLLKKYLVNKLRLEHESQVFFINLINSLISSKYFFNSSVLDSMNTLLAVTTIV is encoded by the exons ATGGTTCCTGATGCTGAATCCTCCACAACGCTTCTTCTTTCATGTGGGTTTTCTAGTAGTTTCGCTTTTATGAGGTTATTACAAAGGGCTCATCACTTCTCTGCCGTCTCTGAGGACGACGACAACGAAGACATTCGCTTAGGATCTGATCATCAAGTAAAAGATAAACATCACCAAGTTTGTAGGAGAGATTGTAGTTTCATGGCCGATCAAGAAGAGCCGAGGAGTACAACTTCTAGGTTAAACTCCAAGGAAGACGACGACAACAACAAGAATAATACCATCAACAATGAAGCGGAAGATCATGAGATGAGACAAGAAGGGTGGCTCCGGTTAAGCTCTGGCCACGAGGATGATGTTAAACTGAATATTGACCATGTGCAACAACATCAAACCGATCCAGCGGATAGGAGAGACTCTTTTCTAGAGCTTAATCTTTTCTCTGGCGGTTCGAATAGAGAAGAAGGAGTTGGTCTTACATCAATGTCATCTCTCTTACATCATCAGCATCAGCCAAGAGGGATGATGATTAATCCATTGATGTTCCCTACCAGGCCTGATCAGGAGATGATTGGTTCTTGGGCGGCTGCCTTTAGAACGCCTTTTGTCCCACAAAACCTAGTGCAACCATCATCATCAGCTGCTTCTTTGATGCCCTTGCTAAGACCCTACTTTGGCCGCTCCAATTTTCAGCAGCAGTTAATAgggaataataataataatccggATGTGTTGGCTGGTCCAAGCTCGAGTTTTCGAGTCATTGATCCTCCTAGACGACCCCATTCCGGCGTTTGGTTCCTCCTTCAAGCTTCTCAAAACCA GACAAGAGAACCATTCTTGCCTCAGATCCCAAAGAGCTACTTGAGAATCAA GGACGGGAATATGACTGTTCGactattgaaaaaatatttggtGAATAAGTTGCGATTAGAGCACGAATCCCAggtattttttattaatctCATCAACTCTTTAATTTCTAGTAAGTATTTCTTTAACTCTAGTGTTCTAGATTCTATGAACACATTGCTTGCCGTAACTACAATCGTCTAA